One window of Athalia rosae chromosome 2, iyAthRosa1.1, whole genome shotgun sequence genomic DNA carries:
- the LOC105685756 gene encoding facilitated trehalose transporter Tret1-like: MESTGMINGRPIQQEGRKLWQYMATISGCLLSVGAGTILSWTSPVLPKLNSPSAWLYVNEEQGSWVGSLMAIGAIIGAVPAGGLADKLGRKKTILATAIPYITGWIMITFANNVLTLYFARLLGGIGVGATCVLVPMYIAEIAEPAIRGVLGSIFQLCISAGVLYGFVVGAIVSYTGLAIICCCVEIAFLASFFWMPESPVWLMCQGRKTEASKALKIFRGEDYDVNEELAAMQKSAEETASRKSSPADLINTKGARTALFSGLGLLALQQLTGINAVIFYGSTIFAAAGSSMAPDLASIVIALVQCVMSVIAAFIVDRVGRRVLLVFSSSVLALCLFFLGLYFQLNLTSMGWLPLLCLTLFMVAFAVGYGPVPWMMVGELFPPETKGLASVIAVIINWGTSFLVTKFFATLKEAYGDGVTFWLFAGIMVGATAFGFFVVPETRGKSLQQIQDELNGKVRNTIA; encoded by the exons ATGGAGAGCACTGGAATGATTAACGGAAGACCTATCCAACAGGAAGGTCGAAAATTATGGCAATACATGGCAACTATCTCTG gGTGTCTTCTTTCCGTTGGGGCTGGAACGATATTATCGTGGACGTCACCGGTTCTCCCGAAATTGAATAGTCCTTCGGCGTGGCTTTACGTTAACGAAGAACAAGGATCGTGGGTCGGTTCTTTGATGGCGATAGGTGCAATAATAGGAGCAGTACCGGCGGGAGGTTTGGCCGATAAATTGGGTCGTAAAAAAACGATCTTAGCAACGGCCATTCCTTACATAACAGGGTGGATAATGATAACATTCGCAAATAATGTGTTAACTCTGTACTTCGCGAGGCTATTGGGAGGTATAGGCGTAGGTGCAACATGCGTTTTGGTTCCAATGTACATAGCGGAGATAGCCGAACCGGCGATCAGAGGCGTTTtgggatcaatttttcaactttgcaTATCCGCTGGTGTACTTTACGGATTTGTTGTTGGCGCGATCGTCTCTTATACCGGACTCGCGATAATATGCTGTTGCGTGGAAATCGCATTTCTCGCAAGTTTCTTCTGGATGCCAGAATCGCCGGTTTGGTTGATG TGTCAAGGAAGAAAGACGGAGGCTTCGAAGGCGCTGAAAATATTCCGAGGGGAGGATTATGACGTGAACGAGGAATTGGCGGCGATGCAAAAGAGCGCCGAAGAAACGGCATCGAGAAAATCTTCACCCGCTGATTTAATTAACACCAAAGGAGCCCGAACGGCGCTCTTTAGTGGCTTGGGATTGCTCGCTTTGCAGCAACTCACCGGAATTAACGCGGTTATTTTTTACGGCAGCACAATTTTCGCGGCCGCAGGAAGCTCCATGGCACCCGACTTGGCCTCGATAGTGATCGCTTTGGTCCAG TGCGTGATGTCGGTAATTGCTGCATTCATAGTAGACAGGGTTGGAAGACGTGTTTTGCTGGTATTTTCATCGAGCGTATTGGCACTCTGCTTATTTTTCCTTGGTCTTTATTTCCAATTGAATTTAACCAGCATGGGATGGCTTCCACTTCTTTGCCTGACGCTCTTCATGGTCGCTTTTGCAGTGGG tTACGGTCCCGTTCCCTGGATGATGGTGGGCGAATTATTTCCGCCGGAGACAAAAGGATTGGCGAGCGTTATCGCCGTCATAATAAACTGGGGCACTTCTTTTCTggtaacaaaatttttcgccaccTTGAAAGAAGCTTACGGTGACGGAGTGACGTTTTGGTTATTCGCTGGAATAATGGTGGGGGCTACAGCGTTTGGTTTCTTCGTCGTTCCCGAAACGAGGGGCAAAAGTCTGCAACAAATCCAGGATGAACTCAACGGGAAAGTTCGAAACACCATCGCCTGA